Sequence from the Candidatus Rokuibacteriota bacterium genome:
GCTGAGGCTTGTAGTGGCGCGTCACCTCGGCGCCGAGGATCGCGTCCCACGGCAGTCCCGCGCGCTTGGCCATGTTGACCATGAGCGCGACGTTGCCGTTGGACAGCGTGGCGAGGACGTACTTCCGCTTGAGCCGCGTGAGGCCCGGCACGGCGTCGGGCCACGGATCGAGGCGGTGCCAGGCGCGGTTGAGATCATCGAGGTCGCCGGCCAGCACGCCCTTGATGCCGAACTCCACGGCGAGCCTGCCGAGGCTCTCGCGGTGGAGATCGTCAAGCTTGGTCCAGCCGCGCCTGCCGCTCCGCACCTCTTCCATCGCCGGTTGGTACATCGCCCGCCAGCGATCGGCGAAGGCCGCCCAGTCCACGCTCCACCCGCGCGGCGTGCCGAACGCCTCGCCTTCCCTGATGATGCTCGAGCGCCAGTCCACGACCGTGCCGAACACGTCGAAGCAGAGCGCCTTCACGGAAGCGGGATCCAAGCGCGCCATTAGTCGAGCGCGGGGCGTTTCTGCTGCCACGGCCGCGCCTTCTCGAAGGCCGCGGCGGCCTGGAGCACGGTGAGATCGGCGAAGCGGCGCCCGACGACCTGGAGGCCGACGGGCAGCCCCGCCTTGGTGAAGCCCGCCGGAAGCGAGCAGGCGGGCTGGCCGGTGAAGTTAAAGGGATAGGAGAAGGACGCCCAGCCGATCCAGTCCCACGCGTGCTGGGGCCAGTGCTCTGGGTTGAGACGGCCGAGCGGGAAGGCCGCGACCGAGACCGACGGCGTCAGCAGGAGGTCGTACTTCTCGAAGAGCGGGCGAACCGAATCCCAGTGCGCCATCTTCTTGCCGCGCATGTCGATGTAGTCCGCGAGGCTCACGCGCAGGCCGTCCTCGATGCACGCGACGAAGCCCGGGTCCATCTTGTCGCGCCACTTGGGCAGGTACTGCGACCACGCGCCCGCGTAGTGCGCGGGCCACATGATGCGGATCATGTCGTGGGTGTCGGCGAAGCGCGTCTCGACCTCCTCGACCTTCGCGCCCAGCTCCTTGAAGGCCCCGACCGCGCGCTTCACGAGCGCGGCGACCTCGGGATCCACGGGCAGCCCGCCCATGTCGGGGCTCCACGCCACGCGCAGGCCCTTCACGCCGCGGTTGAGCTTGCCCACGTAGTCGGCCGGCGCGGCGTCAAGGGACGTCCGGTCCCAGTCGTCGGGGCCCGCCATCACGCTGAGCATCAGCGCAGCGTCCCCCACCGTCCGCGTCATCGGCCCGTTATGCGTCGTGTAGTCGTTGTTCGACACGGGCCACTGCGGCACGCGTCCGTACGACGGCTTGTGGCCGAAGATACCGCAGAAGGCCGACGGCACGCGGATGGAGCCCGCGCC
This genomic interval carries:
- a CDS encoding haloacid dehalogenase type II, with amino-acid sequence MKALCFDVFGTVVDWRSSIIREGEAFGTPRGWSVDWAAFADRWRAMYQPAMEEVRSGRRGWTKLDDLHRESLGRLAVEFGIKGVLAGDLDDLNRAWHRLDPWPDAVPGLTRLKRKYVLATLSNGNVALMVNMAKRAGLPWDAILGAEVTRHYKPQPGCYLGTAAMLGLKPEECALVAAHNNDLAAARALGFKSIFVTRPTEHGPGQTKDQTAEKDWDVVARDFFDLADQLGC
- a CDS encoding amidase, with translation MSPTDLCYTPATKLLPLIRSKKLSPVELTKAVLARIEKVNPKLNAFCLVAADHAMKAAREAEQAVMKRKKLGPIHGIPFSIKDLTFTKGVRTMSGSHIFADRVPDQDAPFVRRLKDAGGIFIGKTTTPEFGWKALSGCPLTGDTHNPWDLRMNTGGSSAGAGAAAAAGLGPLHQGSDGAGSIRVPSAFCGIFGHKPSYGRVPQWPVSNNDYTTHNGPMTRTVGDAALMLSVMAGPDDWDRTSLDAAPADYVGKLNRGVKGLRVAWSPDMGGLPVDPEVAALVKRAVGAFKELGAKVEEVETRFADTHDMIRIMWPAHYAGAWSQYLPKWRDKMDPGFVACIEDGLRVSLADYIDMRGKKMAHWDSVRPLFEKYDLLLTPSVSVAAFPLGRLNPEHWPQHAWDWIGWASFSYPFNFTGQPACSLPAGFTKAGLPVGLQVVGRRFADLTVLQAAAAFEKARPWQQKRPALD